From one Triticum aestivum cultivar Chinese Spring chromosome 4B, IWGSC CS RefSeq v2.1, whole genome shotgun sequence genomic stretch:
- the LOC123094290 gene encoding lysine--tRNA ligase: MEQLMEQEGDNMDLAGDGILPQQHGPAGDGEETDPTQYYENRLNMLDSLRSTGVDPYPHKFEVAISIPDYVTKYSSLGAGEHFLTVTESLAGRVMSKRVSSSELFFYDLYGDGVKVQVMAGASCSEVAETEFYKCHSVVKRGDIVGIIGYPGRSSRGELSIFARNLILLSPCLHMLPNQRTGSCTAVAGKETRYRQRYLDLMVNHQVRHIFRTRSRVISFIRRFLDERNFLEVETPMMNLISGGASAKPFVTHHNELNMDLYMRIAPELYLKQLVVGGLDRVYEIGKQFRNEGIDLTHNPEFTTCEFYMAYADYNDLMELTETILSSMVMELTGSTRIKYHANGTDNPPIEIDFTPPYRRIDMMQELKSIAGLDIPLDLSSDEANKYLAATCEKYGIKCSPPQTTARLLDKITGHFLEATCVNPTFIINHPEIMSPLAKWHRTQSGLTKRFELFINKHEVCNAYTELNDPLVQRQRFEEQLRSRQSGDDEAMALDEAFCTALEYGLPPTGGWGMGIDRIAMLLTDSQNMNEVLLFPTMKPQLPG, from the exons ATGGAGCAGTTGATGGAACAGGAAGGGGACAACATG GATCTAGCTGGGGATGGCATCCTGCCACAACAACATGGTCCTGCTGGGGACGGTGAAGAAACAGACCCCACG CAATACTATGAAAATAGGCTGAATATGCTCGATTCTCTTAGAAGCACGGGCGTCGACCCCTATCCGCACAAGTTTGAGGTCGCGATCTCCATCCCAGACTATGTGACCAAGTACAGCAGCTTGGGTGCTGGCGAACATTTTCTGACTGTCACTGAAAGCTTGGCTG GGAGGGTCATGAGCAAGAGAGTTTCCTCATCCGAACTCTTCTTTTATGATCTCTATGGCGATGGGGTGAAGGTTCAAGTCATGGCTGGGGCCAG CTGCTCAGAGGTGGCCGAAACTGAATTCTACAAATGCCACAGTGTTGTGAAGCGGGGAGATATTGTTGGTATAATTGGATACCCAG GTAGGAGTAGCAGGGGCGAGCTTAGCATATTTGCCAGAAATTTAATATTGCTCTCCCCGTGCCTCCACATGTTACCCAACCAGAGAACTGGGAGTTGCACTGCTGTTGCTGGCAAG GAAACTCGCTACCGCCAGAGATATCTCGACCTCATGGTAAACCATCAAGTGAGACATATCTTTAGAACACGATCCAGGGTCATTTCCTTCATCAGAAGGTTCCTCGATGAACGCAACTTTTTGGAG GTCGAGACTCCAATGATGAACTTGATTTCCGGGGGAGCATCTGCAAAACCATTTGTTACACATCACAATGAACTAAACATGGATCTGTACATGAGAATTGCTCCTGAACTCTATCTGAAGCAGTTGGTCGTGGGTGGCTTGGACCGTGTTTATGAGATAGGAAAGCAATTCAGGAATGAAGGGATTGATTTAACTCACAATCCTGAATTTACAACATGTGAATTCTATATGGCTTATGCAGACTACAATGACCTGATGGAGCTGACTGAAACCATTTTGTCGA GTATGGTGATGGAGCTGACTGGTAGTACCAGGATAAAATACCATGCGAATGGAACTGATAACCCTCCCATAGAGATCGATTTCACACCTCCTTACAG AAGGATAGATATGATGCAAGAACTGAAATCTATCGCTGGGCTTGACATTCCATTAGATTTGTCAAGCGACGAGGCTAACAAATACCTTGCAGCAACATGTGAGAAGTATGGAATCAAATGCTCGCCGCCTCAAACAACAGCACGGTTGCTTGACAAG ATTACTGGGCATTTCCTGGAGGCCACGTGTGTGAACCCGACTTTTATCATCAATCATCCAGAGATAATGAGCCCACTGGCCAAATGGCACAGGACTCAGTCAGGACTGACAAAAAGATTTGAGTTATTCATCAACAAGCATGAG GTATGCAATGCCTACACCGAGTTGAATGATCCATTGGTGCAAAGACAGCGATTTGAAGAGCAGCTGAGG AGCCGGCAATCGGGAGACGACGAAGCGATGGCGCTCGATGAGGCGTTCTGCACTGCTCTCGAGTATGGTTTGCCACCAACGGGCGGTTGGGGGATGGGAATTGATCGGATCGCAATGCTTCTGACGGACTCGCAGAACATGAAC GAGGTTCTTCTATTCCCAACGATGAAGCCCCAACTACCTGGGTAG